Within the Gossypium raimondii isolate GPD5lz chromosome 12, ASM2569854v1, whole genome shotgun sequence genome, the region AAGCAATCACTACAAATTTTGTTCAAGATGTGTGCTAAATATGTGGATAGCAGCATGCCCACAGTAGTTGATTTCACGCTAAAATGTCCATGGTTGTTCGTTCAAGCAAAACATGCAAGGTGAACTCTTAACCAATTGTGCAAAAGGGATAACCTTTTTTCTTATTCTATGGCACTAAAGGAACTTAAATGTACAAAAGCTGATTCTTCCAACGGGGAGGCtttctgtttttatttgaaatcatTTCCCATTTAAATTATATCTCCAGAACACAGTATAATTTCTCTGGTAAATCATGTTTTCCACCAAATCTTTAAATGACATTCCTAACTCATCAAACGCAAAACAATTAATCAAAGCTCACTTGATGTTGACTGAAGAAACTGCAGAAGTGATTTCACGGCATCGTGGATCGCCACTTTCTAAGCAAACACCTTGAGGGTCTTCCCTAACTAACAAGGCCAGAACATTGTGCGAACTCCATGCATTTGTCACGTTCCTGCTAGAATCACCAAAGGTAACAGCAAAGACTGCATCAAATCCACCTGCTCCAGGAACCCCGGCCAACAAAACTCCTTCCATATTCATAGTAGCATCCAAAAGTTTAGTCTGTGATTCGGGTTCTATCTGCAATAATGTTCAAGCGATTTACAAAGGATGTAGAATGTGAAGGAAATGCactatattaaaatgaaatacaaaagtTGATCATTATCAGCCTTTGCCTGCAGCAAACAAGTTTATTGGAACAACTCAATATAAAGACAAAGATGGTCCATTTAGGATCTAGCAAGGTATACCGATCAATTATGCCTTGCAAGTCAACAGTTTTAACGTCTTAATAGAATCAGATAAAAAAAGAGGATAAAATTATTCCATCTTTCACTATTTTTTCTACATCTTTAGCAGACATAAGAATGAAAAAATGGACATTTATAAGCATCAAATCAAAGGGACAATAACATACTGGAACACCTGCTGCCTCTCCCATTGTTCGCATGTGATTTCTGATCTCAAGCATAACCTCCCTTGCCTTTAGCAATACTTTGACAACTTCTGCTTTGATCGGCTCAGTCACTCCCTCCATCCACTGTCCAAGCAATTGGTTTTGGAGACATCATAAAAATCAGCATTTGGAAGGAAAGATAGCACAAAATAAACCGACAAGACTCGGGAAATTAACCAAACAACCTCACCAACTTTCTTAACAATTATGATAAAGAGAGCCTTCTTTGATTATTGATCCAACCATCTACCAAATATACAAGCCAAGAAATTGAAACCAAAATTTGAGCCGTGTGATAAAACAAGTAAGCTATTCTTTTACAGCTTAATAGATCTTTGCAGACCATAGTGTTGTGTAGTATTGCCAACATTGACTATAGCTTGACATGCTTGGAAGGAAAATATCACTAATTTGAAAAGATGCTGGCATGGAACTCAGGATATTGCATACAAGGGTAGGAAGGAGAAATATCCGGCCAATGTACTCTTCCCACAGCTATTCACCCACCCACAAGACACAAATAACCAAAAACGTACACATTAAAATTATGGATCCGACTGCATCTTATCTTTGAGTTCTCATAACAATTCACAGGCACATTTGAAATCTTGCCATAAAATCTCCACTTAGTCAATCTTTGAGGTAAGATACTTGGAACTAGCTGTTTGGCTATCAGTTACAAGGTTTATTATTAGCATTCCTATAGCAGAAAGATGCCCTTAAAAGTCTGTAGCTGTCTTTAAACTCTCAATTGTCCCGAGTACTAGAGAATCTTTCCGAGCAAGAGACTACCATTAATAATGGGTGTAATATGATTCAACAGATTTCTAGCTATCAGTAAAGCACTATTTCTTCAGCACTAGAAAACCTTCCCGAGCAAGGGACCACTCTAAAAAAGTGAGGtatgacaaaattaaatagtttctttctttttttttgctgaGTTCAGAAGTCTGAAAAAGAAATCAGAATCTAGAAAGACAAAAGtttcattttttcaataaaaatatcatgagGAAATTCTAtttgttgaattattgaatgatGGGGAGTAGTTTAAATCAATACCTTTGCTGGTTTAAGCCTACTACAGTTATCAATCACGCATTTATAGGCGTCCCAGTGTTCTTTGGCTAATTTTCTTAACATGTTGAGTTGTATCTCAAGTTCTGAATTAGCATCGGCCAGCTTTCTCCATGTTTCTTGGGAATTTTCAGGATCAGCCTTCTGCCATTTTTTAACAGCACCTACCATTGATGGTGTTGATGATCCACCGGTTCCCGGTTCTCCCAGTAACTGTGTCAGCCAACAATCATTTTGACAATTTGACTATACTTGAATTctagtaataaaatattttaataagatggACAAGCCACCTTTCAGTTTCTtcacaaaagaagaaaaacacagAGAAAGTACCATATATGCTTACACAAAAGCATTATAGTCTAAGTGGAAAAATAATGAAGCTCATAATGCTTACAAGTGTCATTAATGGTGGCAAAGAGAATTCAGTCCTGTCATGGTCCCATTTTCCATTTAGAATGTTCCCAATTACTTCCTCTAATGGCATCCCTTTCACTGCAGCCTGCAACATTGCTAGATATCTTATAAAGAATCCAAATAGAAGTCACTAAAACAGCTATGGTGGTGAACCACAAGCAGCAATGCAATAGAATTAAATGATAACTCATACAACTAGTATTATCTCACTCTATATCAACCTAAGGCtgtcacaaaaaataaaaatacattgaGCTAAGTTTATGTATTCAGAACTTTGCCATTGCAAAATATTCCAGTCACACAACCagggagggagggagggagggagaGACCTGAGCAGCAGAAAGCACTTCTGGTGAAAAACGAACATAGCGCTGACTCCCATAAACAGCAGAACTGACATCAAAGCCACTGCCAACTTTACCTTGGGCAATACAGTGGGCACTTTGAGCTATCATATGCACGATATCGAGATCTGTGGAATTCTTATTTTCTTGGTGTTGATCTGCAGAAGAGGTGGAAAGGTTAACAACACCAAGGTAATGAAGTAAAGCAGCAACTACGGCAGTTGTCATTGCTGCAGATGAACCCAATCCAGTTTTTGCAACTTCAGGTTTACAATTTCCTCCATTTGATTCCTCAGAATTGAATGTAATTGATGTAAAAGGTGGTAGAGTAGCCAATGCTTCAGGTGTCAACGGAAGACCAAGGGCTTCTATCTGCGAAGAATACAAGAACAGGCAGATACTAAAATTTACATGCcacaataaataaatagtaaatatttgTCTCAAGAAGATATATTCTATTTCTAGAAAGAATATCAGAGAGAAAAACCAAGGGTTTTAAAACCAGACCGGTGGTCGAACCAGTCCGACCACTGGTTTTCAGTTCAACCAGCCGATccggttttaattaaataaattatttaaaaaaatcgtaAAACCGGGTCAACTAGTTTTTTAGCCCAGATCAACTGGTTCCGAGTGGTTTGCTCAAAAGGTGGTTCCAGACCAGTAAACCGGCCTGTTCCTGGTCCAATGGGTTCGACCAGCTGATCCGGTTCCAACAACCattagaaaaactaaaataccTGATTCCTGTATGAGTAAAAGTCATTGCAACCTAAGATCGTAATATCAAGACCTGCATGAATAATTCAGTTCCATTATTAGATCCCTGAAGGTATGGTTTCcgtaaaaagaagagaaaataaaaaaataaatgcaaggTTAAACATTACCTTGTAAAAGTACTTTA harbors:
- the LOC105764972 gene encoding phosphomevalonate kinase, peroxisomal isoform X2, whose amino-acid sequence is MEVVASAPGKVLMTGGYLILERPNAGIVLSTNARFYAIVKPIHEDVKPESWAWSWTDVKLTSPQLSRESMYKLSQKHLTLQCVSSSESRNPFVENAIQYTVAAAHATFDKNKKEALDKVLLQGLDITILGCNDFYSYRNQIEALGLPLTPEALATLPPFTSITFNSEESNGGNCKPEVAKTGLGSSAAMTTAVVAALLHYLGVVNLSTSSADQHQENKNSTDLDIVHMIAQSAHCIAQGKVGSGFDVSSAVYGSQRYVRFSPEVLSAAQAAVKGMPLEEVIGNILNGKWDHDRTEFSLPPLMTLLLGEPGTGGSSTPSMVGAVKKWQKADPENSQETWRKLADANSELEIQLNMLRKLAKEHWDAYKCVIDNCSRLKPAKWMEGVTEPIKAEVVKVLLKAREVMLEIRNHMRTMGEAAGVPIEPESQTKLLDATMNMEGVLLAGVPGAGGFDAVFAVTFGDSSRNVTNAWSSHNVLALLVREDPQGVCLESGDPRCREITSAVSSVNIK
- the LOC105764972 gene encoding phosphomevalonate kinase, peroxisomal isoform X1 — its product is MLIYSVASAPGKVLMTGGYLILERPNAGIVLSTNARFYAIVKPIHEDVKPESWAWSWTDVKLTSPQLSRESMYKLSQKHLTLQCVSSSESRNPFVENAIQYTVAAAHATFDKNKKEALDKVLLQGLDITILGCNDFYSYRNQIEALGLPLTPEALATLPPFTSITFNSEESNGGNCKPEVAKTGLGSSAAMTTAVVAALLHYLGVVNLSTSSADQHQENKNSTDLDIVHMIAQSAHCIAQGKVGSGFDVSSAVYGSQRYVRFSPEVLSAAQAAVKGMPLEEVIGNILNGKWDHDRTEFSLPPLMTLLLGEPGTGGSSTPSMVGAVKKWQKADPENSQETWRKLADANSELEIQLNMLRKLAKEHWDAYKCVIDNCSRLKPAKWMEGVTEPIKAEVVKVLLKAREVMLEIRNHMRTMGEAAGVPIEPESQTKLLDATMNMEGVLLAGVPGAGGFDAVFAVTFGDSSRNVTNAWSSHNVLALLVREDPQGVCLESGDPRCREITSAVSSVNIK